A genomic region of Persephonella marina EX-H1 contains the following coding sequences:
- the murI gene encoding glutamate racemase, whose product MSIGIFDSGVGGLTVFREIDREFPFADIYYLGDTARVPYGNKSKETIIRYSLECANYLYSFGIDALIVACNTASSYAIEALRESFDIPVIGVIKPGVELAVKTTKNGRIGVIGTQATIKSGSYRTEIEKKGDFTVYQKPCPLFVPLVEEGLIDHKITELTVKEYLDDIVSKGIDTLILGCTHYPLLKDVIKKIYPHLNIIDSSKATALYLKKKNLDLNGTGERKIFITDESPSFEKLKDLVVGSDIHLEKLELSKICTL is encoded by the coding sequence ATGTCAATAGGCATATTTGATTCAGGTGTTGGTGGTTTAACAGTTTTCAGAGAGATAGATAGAGAGTTTCCTTTTGCTGATATCTATTATCTTGGTGATACAGCAAGGGTTCCATATGGAAACAAATCTAAAGAAACAATAATCAGATACAGCCTTGAATGTGCAAATTACCTTTACAGCTTTGGAATAGATGCTTTGATTGTTGCATGTAATACAGCCTCTTCTTATGCGATTGAGGCTCTTAGAGAGAGCTTTGATATACCTGTTATAGGTGTTATAAAACCCGGGGTTGAACTTGCTGTGAAAACAACAAAAAACGGCAGAATTGGTGTTATAGGAACTCAGGCGACCATAAAAAGTGGCTCCTACAGAACTGAGATTGAGAAAAAAGGAGATTTTACCGTTTACCAGAAACCCTGTCCGCTATTTGTTCCTCTTGTTGAAGAGGGACTTATTGATCACAAGATAACGGAACTTACAGTAAAAGAGTATCTTGATGATATAGTAAGTAAAGGTATAGATACACTTATACTTGGATGTACCCATTACCCTCTTCTTAAAGATGTTATAAAAAAGATATATCCACACCTGAATATTATTGATTCATCAAAGGCAACAGCTCTTTACCTGAAAAAGAAAAATCTTGATCTTAATGGAACCGGTGAAAGAAAGATATTCATAACAGATGAATCACCTTCCTTTGAAAAACTTAAAGATCTTGTTGTTGGGTCTGATATACATTTAGAAAAACTGGAGCTTTCCAAAATCTGTACTTTATAA
- the rsfS gene encoding ribosome silencing factor: protein MKTEDIVKKIVQSAEEKKGKDIVVLNIGKVSPIADYMIIITGDVPTHTKAICDEITQNLKKEGEIPAHVEGYNEGRWIAIDYGDVMVNIFIPEVREYYNLEWLWSDAPKVDIKTGS from the coding sequence ATTAAAACAGAAGATATTGTAAAAAAAATTGTTCAATCTGCCGAAGAGAAAAAAGGGAAAGATATTGTGGTTCTTAATATCGGAAAAGTATCCCCGATAGCTGACTATATGATAATTATAACGGGAGATGTTCCAACTCATACAAAAGCCATCTGTGATGAGATAACACAGAACCTGAAAAAAGAGGGTGAGATACCTGCCCACGTTGAAGGATATAACGAAGGAAGATGGATAGCGATAGATTATGGAGATGTGATGGTAAATATATTTATACCAGAGGTCAGGGAGTATTATAACCTTGAATGGCTCTGGTCAGATGCACCAAAAGTAGATATAAAAACAGGTAGCTGA
- a CDS encoding outer membrane protein assembly factor BamD, giving the protein MRNLILLLLTVFVFSCAQKEFVEKDVLHKGIQLYKKGDYEEAKDLLKKSIYKVKGLTADELMKARFYLADSYYREEQYVDAIVEFEELITLFPTAPFMDEALYKLADSYLKISPGVDRDMSYPEKALEKAEELIENYPDSKYAAKAKKIIHTVNKMKADHILEIAQLYEKLGKYYSASRYYQLAYDQYEDFIDKPFVEFKLAYNLMKTENQYKDEMDEYKEMISDIQEKIKKEKDLEKKNVLINRKKVLEKHLNLLHERIKSSKERGKKILQFIVKNYKNSEYEKKALNLLKKFTEVENH; this is encoded by the coding sequence ATGAGAAATTTAATATTACTGCTGCTTACAGTTTTTGTCTTTTCATGTGCACAGAAGGAGTTTGTTGAAAAGGACGTTCTTCATAAAGGAATACAGCTTTACAAAAAAGGAGATTATGAAGAGGCTAAGGATCTTTTAAAGAAAAGTATATACAAAGTCAAAGGTTTAACAGCGGATGAGCTTATGAAAGCAAGATTTTATCTTGCCGACAGCTATTACAGGGAAGAGCAGTATGTTGATGCTATTGTTGAGTTTGAAGAACTGATAACACTTTTCCCAACAGCTCCATTTATGGATGAAGCACTGTACAAACTTGCCGATTCCTATCTCAAGATATCTCCCGGTGTGGATAGAGATATGAGCTATCCTGAAAAAGCTCTTGAGAAAGCTGAAGAACTGATTGAAAACTATCCGGACAGTAAGTATGCTGCAAAAGCAAAAAAGATCATACATACAGTAAATAAGATGAAAGCTGATCATATACTTGAGATAGCCCAGCTTTACGAAAAGCTCGGTAAGTACTACTCAGCTTCAAGGTATTATCAGCTGGCTTATGATCAGTATGAGGATTTCATAGACAAACCTTTTGTAGAGTTTAAACTTGCATATAATCTGATGAAGACGGAAAATCAGTATAAAGATGAAATGGATGAGTACAAAGAGATGATCTCTGATATACAGGAGAAGATAAAGAAAGAGAAAGACCTGGAAAAGAAAAATGTTCTTATTAACAGAAAAAAAGTTTTGGAGAAACATCTAAATCTTCTCCATGAAAGAATTAAGAGTAGTAAGGAGAGAGGTAAGAAAATACTTCAGTTTATTGTAAAAAACTATAAAAATTCCGAATATGAGAAAAAGGCATTAAATCTCTTAAAAAAATTTACGGAGGTAGAGAACCATTAA
- a CDS encoding Rne/Rng family ribonuclease, which translates to MSRELLVISSRHLYLYVIYEDNEPVEVRVEYKDIIKQSGNIYKGKIKRLIPAMNAAFVDIGEDREAFLPIKDIEECKNLKVGSPVVVQVKRAPINTKGAKLTCKITLPGKYLVLMPTVNTVSISSKIEDPELRDRLREKIKDILKPFNEEDYGFIIRTVAATASEEAIIEDFLNLKHLWENIIERSKSKRTPSLLFEENHKIFSILRDYAGDFSKITTDNLHILKEIKDYISKHFPDKNIKLEIYKNRKVSPYTYYQVDKLINKILSPYVWLRNGGYIVIEETEALVAIDVNSGSHCKHKSLEETAYHTNVEAAREIARQLRLRDLGGIIVIDFIDMKSEERKKALIDFFRSEVKKDKRPIKIKEFTSLGLLELTRKKMEESLINQLSDMCEYCKGKGYIKNVSLVIFEIENKLEELKPFVKIKIRINPRLSESINRFIKAINMEEQIDIEYDINLPMDKYYIERVE; encoded by the coding sequence TTGAGTAGAGAACTGCTTGTAATTTCATCAAGGCATCTTTATCTATACGTTATATATGAGGATAATGAACCTGTAGAAGTAAGGGTAGAGTATAAGGATATAATCAAACAATCAGGAAATATATACAAGGGTAAGATTAAAAGATTAATACCTGCAATGAACGCAGCTTTTGTTGACATAGGAGAGGACAGGGAAGCATTCCTTCCTATAAAAGATATTGAGGAATGTAAAAATCTTAAGGTCGGTTCACCTGTTGTTGTTCAGGTAAAAAGGGCACCTATAAATACAAAAGGAGCAAAACTTACCTGTAAAATAACACTGCCAGGTAAGTATCTTGTTCTTATGCCGACTGTAAACACAGTATCCATATCCTCAAAAATAGAAGACCCAGAGTTGAGGGACAGACTGAGGGAGAAGATAAAGGATATCTTAAAACCTTTCAATGAGGAAGATTACGGTTTTATAATAAGAACTGTGGCAGCAACAGCCTCAGAAGAAGCTATAATTGAAGATTTTTTAAACCTGAAACATCTCTGGGAAAACATAATTGAGAGATCAAAATCAAAAAGAACACCATCACTTCTATTTGAAGAAAATCACAAAATATTCTCAATATTGAGGGATTATGCAGGAGATTTTTCAAAAATAACCACAGATAACCTTCATATTCTGAAAGAGATAAAGGATTACATATCTAAACATTTTCCAGATAAAAATATAAAGCTTGAGATCTATAAGAACAGAAAGGTATCCCCATACACGTACTATCAGGTTGATAAACTTATAAACAAGATACTAAGTCCTTACGTATGGCTGAGGAATGGAGGTTACATTGTTATTGAGGAAACTGAGGCTCTTGTAGCCATTGATGTTAACAGCGGAAGCCACTGTAAGCATAAGTCCCTTGAGGAGACAGCCTATCATACGAATGTTGAGGCAGCAAGAGAGATTGCGAGGCAGCTCAGACTGAGGGATCTTGGAGGAATTATTGTTATCGACTTTATAGATATGAAAAGTGAAGAGAGGAAAAAGGCACTTATAGACTTCTTCAGATCTGAGGTCAAAAAAGATAAAAGACCTATAAAGATAAAAGAGTTTACATCACTTGGATTACTTGAGCTGACAAGGAAAAAGATGGAAGAAAGCCTTATAAATCAGCTCAGTGATATGTGTGAGTACTGTAAAGGCAAGGGGTACATAAAAAATGTCAGTCTTGTTATTTTTGAGATAGAAAATAAACTGGAAGAACTCAAACCTTTTGTAAAGATAAAGATCAGAATAAACCCGAGACTGTCAGAAAGCATAAACAGATTTATCAAGGCCATCAATATGGAAGAGCAGATAGATATAGAGTATGATATAAATCTACCTATGGATAAATACTATATTGAGAGAGTGGAATGA
- a CDS encoding 4Fe-4S binding protein, which translates to MSTAQAEVTQSCPQPSYWETHKFTIWRNIAYIVVILALIVIPVFKIAKIDLAHNEAWILGERVSVEDGLAPVILALGFFSILVIVMNLVNGRVFCGWVCPGGFVAELQEKLRRKLYNPRSETGGKIAYYLVTAVISVLFTILFFNWVTDLRVFFYTTNPTFAGMWFTFLATFGIVYFELFIGKRWCRTFCPTGIYQKITPYHHKIKPTMDPKFNLSDCGSCKECIKNCPMALDPRRMAYINDFYKGLQACIICGNCIDTCRQVRLPKCKEPLMTWVQDLPPRDPSFISGKVH; encoded by the coding sequence ATGTCAACAGCACAGGCGGAGGTTACCCAATCCTGTCCACAGCCTTCCTACTGGGAAACCCATAAATTCACTATCTGGCGAAATATAGCCTATATCGTCGTAATCCTCGCACTTATAGTTATTCCTGTTTTCAAGATAGCAAAGATTGATCTTGCCCACAATGAGGCATGGATTTTAGGGGAGAGGGTATCTGTTGAGGATGGACTTGCTCCTGTTATCCTTGCACTTGGGTTTTTTTCAATACTTGTTATAGTGATGAACCTTGTAAATGGAAGGGTTTTCTGTGGATGGGTATGTCCTGGGGGTTTTGTTGCTGAACTTCAGGAGAAACTAAGAAGAAAACTTTACAATCCAAGATCTGAAACAGGGGGGAAAATAGCTTATTACCTTGTAACCGCAGTAATATCCGTTCTTTTTACTATCCTGTTTTTCAACTGGGTTACCGATCTGAGAGTTTTCTTCTATACAACAAATCCAACATTTGCAGGTATGTGGTTCACATTTTTGGCAACCTTTGGGATAGTGTATTTTGAGCTTTTCATAGGAAAGAGATGGTGTAGAACATTCTGCCCAACAGGTATCTACCAGAAGATAACACCATACCACCATAAAATAAAACCTACAATGGATCCAAAATTTAACCTTTCTGACTGCGGAAGCTGCAAGGAATGTATAAAGAACTGTCCTATGGCCCTTGATCCAAGAAGAATGGCTTATATAAATGATTTTTATAAAGGACTTCAGGCATGTATTATATGTGGAAACTGTATAGATACATGCAGACAGGTAAGACTTCCAAAATGTAAAGAACCTTTAATGACCTGGGTTCAGGATTTACCTCCAAGGGATCCTTCCTTCATATCAGGAAAAGTTCATTAA